In the genome of Methanococcoides burtonii DSM 6242, the window ACCGTAGGGACTACGGATAGAGCCTGTGGAGTCACGGACGTTGGTCTGGGCTTTGAAGCAGGAAGCCACCCATTTTAATGGGTGGTAGTTCACCAGTGTTCATTTCCTTATATGTTCATTTCTTGATGGATTCGTTGATGATATCTGCATCTTTGAGTACCTTAATGCTGATAAATCCTCCAACAACGATATTCATATAATAGGTGAGTGCTCTCCATGTGAGCACTGTTATACCTATCAGCGAGGGGGTCGCTATAACAATGGAAAAGAGCGAGCTGGCACCAAATTCAGCAATACCGCTTGCTCCGGGGGTTGCAGGTATTATCATAAGACATGTAAGAAGTATCTGTGCCATGAATGAAAGCAATATCTCCGGAGGCTGTCCAAGTCCTGCAAGTATCACTGGCAGTATGGAGTAAAGTGTTCCTCTGTAAATGATAGTGCATATAATTCCATAATAAACCCCTTTCCTCCCCTTTTTGGTGAAATACCTGATTCCATATTGGAAATTATCTATCTCTATATCGATCTTTTCCAGAACGTTCGCAAGAGCTTCATCTGTCTTCCTGCCATGGAAGCGCTTTGTCTTGTTCACAAAAAAATGAATGGTAGACTTTGTTTTGTTTGGTTTCAATATTGAATAGATCAGTATTCCCAGGATAATAAAAATGAATAGTTCCCCTGCTATCAATAGCATATCGAAGTTCTCTTTGGGGAAAAACCCCCTTAGGATGTAAAGGGCAAATGGTGCGATAAGAAGGATGAGAAATGCATCAGTCAACCTTTCTCCCACTACGACAGCTGTGGCCTTTCCAATAGGGATCTCGTTTTTGGAAAGCAGATGTATCCTCAATGCTTCTCCACCGGCAGAAGAGGGGGTAACAGCCGCTACAAGAAGGCTGGATATTGCGATCTCAGTAGTTTTCAAGGTCTTTATGTCATGTCCAAGTGACTGACACATGAATTTCGTTCGTAATCCCCATACCACGTATGAGAACAACTGAAGGGCTATTGCAGCAACAATAGCCTCTTTCTTAATGTTCCGGATCGCATCAATGGTCGTGGTATCTACTGTGAATACCAACAGAAGTACTATCGATATAAAGCTAATAACAAGCGAAACAGAGAGCCACTTGAAGATCCGATTCATGGTTTTGGTAACTTCGATGTTTAGTCGAATTCTGGATTTATTATGGTCTCCTTGATCCTTGAACCTGCTTTGATGTTCACTTCAGGCCATATTTTCACATCAGAGTGGATCGTCGCATCATCACGTATTATAACACGTGGTCCTATGACAGTTCCGTTCTCAAGGTTACAATTTTGTCCGACAATGGTGTGGTTGTCGAT includes:
- a CDS encoding lysylphosphatidylglycerol synthase transmembrane domain-containing protein, with amino-acid sequence MNRIFKWLSVSLVISFISIVLLLVFTVDTTTIDAIRNIKKEAIVAAIALQLFSYVVWGLRTKFMCQSLGHDIKTLKTTEIAISSLLVAAVTPSSAGGEALRIHLLSKNEIPIGKATAVVVGERLTDAFLILLIAPFALYILRGFFPKENFDMLLIAGELFIFIILGILIYSILKPNKTKSTIHFFVNKTKRFHGRKTDEALANVLEKIDIEIDNFQYGIRYFTKKGRKGVYYGIICTIIYRGTLYSILPVILAGLGQPPEILLSFMAQILLTCLMIIPATPGASGIAEFGASSLFSIVIATPSLIGITVLTWRALTYYMNIVVGGFISIKVLKDADIINESIKK